One Thioclava sp. ES.031 genomic window, TTGCCGGGCTCGATCCGGTCGTAGATCGCCGTCCGCAGCACCTCGCCCGCCGATGCGAGCCGATCGCGCGCGCCTTCGGGATCGTGCAGATACAAAAGCCCGCCCGTCACGAGGATCGTGTGGGTCAGCGCGAAGTGCAGGATCGAAAACAGCCGCATGGCAGGGCCTCGTCAGGGTTGCTTGCCCGGACAGGATTCCCTGTAAAAACGGCGATTTTGAGGCTCGTTTCGCGCGCCCCGCCGCGCTCAGCGCTTGCGCGCAGGTGCAGGCGCCACCGCATCGGCGGCCACTGCATTGCGTGCGCCCAAGGGACGCGGCGCGCCGACGGCGCTGTCCTGCGCGGTCTGATGTTCGGCCTCGGAATTGATCTCGGCCCCCAGAAGCACCGCCGTCGTCGAGAGCCAGATCCACATCATCAGCACCACTACCGCGCCGATCGAGCCATAGGTGCTCGAGTAATTCGCGAAGTTCGAGGTGTAGAAAGAGAACCCCGCCGAGACGATCAGCAGCAGGATCGACGCCACGATCGCCCCCGGCACCACCCAGATCCAGCGCGGCGCGTTGCGTGCGGGCGCGAAGCGATAGAGCAGCATCAGCATCCCCATCAGCACCAGCGCCATCACCGGCCAGCGCCCCCAGCGCAGCACCGCATCCAGCGCCCCGCCCATCGGGATGTAATCGAGCATCACGGGCAGCACCGCCGCCACGAGGATCAGCGCGCAGACCATGACGATCCCGGTGATCGTCATGCCCAGCCCGAAGGCGTTGAGCCGTACGAAGCTGCGTCGCTCCTTCTCGCCATAGGCCACGTTGAGCGCACCGATCATCGCCTTCGCGCCGCCATTGGCCGACCAGAGCGCCAGAAGGACGCCGAAGATCGAAGCGAGGCCGAGCGCGTTGGAACTGGACCCGATCAGTTGCTCCAATTGGGTGCGGATCAGGCTCAGCGCCTCGGGCGGGATGACGTTCTTGAGCGCATCGAGGTCTTGCAGCATGGTCTGGCGGTCCGCGAAAATGCCGTAGATCGAGACGGTTGCGGTCAGCGCGGGGAAGAGCGCGAGCAATGCGTAGAAGGTGACGCCTGCGGCGACCGCCAGAACCCGGTCCTCGTCGATCTGGCCGTAAGCGCGCTTGGCGATGGCCTTCCAGCCCGCGCGGGGGATCTCGAACGGGCTTTCCGCCTGACGTCCCAGCGCGCGGTCGGCGGGCCGGTCGTAGCGGTCGGTGCGGGTCGCGGGCACATGGCGGGCGCTGCGGCCTTCGGTCGGGCCGTGGATCGCGGCCTGCCGATCGTCCTGATAGCGCCGCCACATGAGATAGACGCCGAAACCCAGAAGCCCCGCCTGCACAAGCCGGTCGCGTCGGCTCGATGCGTCGTCGCGTGGGCCCTGCCCCGATCGTTTCGTCATGCGTGTCCCCTGTTTTCAAAGCCCTGAGGGCCATTTAGGGGCCAACGCCGGATTGCGGCACGCGGTTCCGGGGTCTGCGCCGCGCGTCGGGCACCCACTATGTCATTAGACATATTTCGGCAGAACTGCCCCGACAGGCAAGCATGAAAAAACCGCGCCCCGAAAGGCGCGGTTCTCTATCTTTTCGGCTGAAGAACCGACGTGGCCGATCAGGCCTTGTCTTCTTCTTCGGCTGCCGCCTCGGGGGTGGCAACGGGGCCGCCCTCGTCGTCGTCGGAGGTCGCGCCGCCGATATCGTCGAACAGTTCGGCGATCTCGAATTCGGCTGCAGCCTCTTCCTCGGCCGCCACGTCCTGGATCGACTTGCCCGACGCTTGCAGTTCGGCCTCTTCGGGCGAACGTGCGACGTTGAGCTGGATCTCGGCGACGACTTCGGGGTGCAGGTGCACTTCGACGTCATGCAGGCCGAGAACCTTGATCGGCTGGCGGATGATGACCTGCTTGCGGTCGACCGTGAACCCCTGCTCGGAGGCGATGTTCGCCGCGTCGCGGGTGGTGACCGAACCGTAGAGGTTGCCGCCGTCCGAAGCCGAACGGATCACGACGAAGGTCTCGCCGTCGAGCTTCGACGCCAGAGCTTCGGCTTCTTTCTTGGTTTCGAGGTTGCGTGCCTCGAGCTGGGCCTTGCGCTCTTCGAAAGCTTTGATGTTGCCTTCGTTGGCGCGCAGCGCCTTGCCCTGCGGCAGCAGGTAGTTACGGCCGAAGCCGTCCTTGACGGTGACGACGTCACCCATCTGGCCGAGCTTGGCCACGCGTTCGAGAAGGATCACTTCCATCGGTCGGTCTCCTTATTTCACGGCGTAGGGGAGCAGGGCGAGGAAACGGGCGCGCTTGATCGCGCGGGCCAGTTCACGCTGCTTCTTCGCCGAAACGGCGGTGATGCGGGCGGGGACGATCTTGCCGCGCTCAGAGATGTAGCGCTGCAGAAGACGGGTGTCCTTGTAGTCGATCTTCGGCGCGTTCTCACCCGAGAACGGGCAGACCTTACGACGGCGGAAAAACGGTTTTGCCATGGTGTCTACTCCTGTCTACCGATCAACGGCGCTCGCGACGGTTGTCGCGTTCGTCACGTTTCTGCATCTGGACCGAGGGGCCCTCTTCGTGCGCGTCGACCTTGATGGTCAGGACGCGCATCACGTCGTCATGCAGACGAGCCAGACGCTCCATTTCCTGCACGGCCGCCGACGGGGCGTCGGTGCGCAGGTAGGCGTAGTGGCCCTTGCGGTTCTTGTTGATCTTGTAGGCCATGGTCTTCACGCCCCAGTATTCGGAATCGACGACTTTGCCGCCGTTGTCCGACAGGACCGTGGAGAAATGTTCGACAAGGCCTTCGGCCTGCGCGTTGGACAGATCCTGACGCGCGATGAGGACATGCTCGTAAAGCGGCATGCGAACTCCTGTATTTCGAGGCGGCTTCAAAGTTGGGCGTCTGACACTTCCGCAACCCAACACGAGAGGCTCCGCCGGTTCATAGCAAACGCGGAAGATGCGGCCTTATACGGGATGCGCGTCCGGATGCAAGGAAAAATCAGGGTGCCGAAGGGGCGATTGCGCCCTGCCCTCAAAGGCTCGGCCCAGCTCGACCCGACCCGGTCAGTCGAGCTGACCTGCGGCGAGGATCGGACCGGGCAGCGGGCCATGTTCGCTCGGGCGGGTCTCCTGCACGATCACCACGGCGGGCGCGTCCCCGTCGAGATCGACCGAGAGCGTCACCGGCGCGCGCCCGTCCCATTCGGCGATGCCGGTCAGGCTGGTGACGATGTTCTTGTAGGTCACCGTGCGCCCGGCATTCTCGCCGCGCAGGATGTCGACCGTGGCGGAGGGCTTGTAGCGCACGAGCTGCACCATCGCGGGCGTCTCCAGCTTATCGACCGGGCTCAGCGCGATCTCGTAATGATCGCCCTTCCCCGTGACCTTCAGATCGACCTCGGGATGGGCGTCGCTCTCGCGTGCGATGGCGGCATCGAGCGCCGCTTCCTGCGGCCCGATCAGGGCCTCGCGGCCCGCGATGATCATCTGCGGGGTGTAGACCGTGCGCTCGCCCGCGGCGATCGCGTAGGATTTCTGGCGGGCGGAAAACTCAGGTTTTCCAAAGGGATCCTTCCAGCCGAGGTAGTCCCAGTAATCGACATGCAGCGCCAGCGCGATCACATCGTCCCGATCCGTGAGCTCCTTCAAGAGCGCATCCGCCGGCGGGCAGGACGAGCAGCCCTGCGAGGTATAAAGCTCGACCACGACCGGGTCGTGTTCGCCTTCGGTGTCGGGATCGGGCGCCACGGGGTTCGGCTTCGCGGGGGTGTCGGATTTCTCGGAGGCCATCTGGTCGAGAAGCGCTTCGGACGCATTGAGACGCATCCCGGGCGGCGCGTCGGCTGCCCCTTGGGCAGACGCAAATTCCGCAAAGCTTACCAGCCCTGCGGCGAAAGCAGCTCCCATCGCGGTCAAACGTCCTGCGCGCACTCGAAAAACACTCCTCACTTCGCCGTCTTTATACCTAGCGTTTCTGCTCTGACCATGCCTAATCAATGTTTTGAGAGATTTCTTTCTGTCCGGGCGCGCGAAACGATATATGTCCAACGTATAAGGCCCAAGCGCGGTTCAACATGACGCAGGGTCGCTCCAGTCGCGCGTTTTTGTGTGCAATGGTATACTAAAAATGTCCCGACCCTCTTGAACGGATCGCGCGCTTGGGGCAAACACACGCCAGCGACACCCTTAGGACCCTTGAAGGGAGGCCATTCTCATGCCCATCGTTACCGGTAAGGATACCGCGAAGACCCGCCGCGAACTCAGCGTCGGCTCGAAGACCTATGCTTATTACTCGATCCCCGCCGCCACCGAGGCTGGCCTGGGTGATTTCTCGAAGCTGCCCGCCTCGCTGAAGGTGGTTCTGGAGAACCTTCTGCGGTTCGAGGATAACGGCTTCACAATCTCGACCGACGACATCAAAGCCTTCGGCGAATGGGCCGAGCAAGGCGGCAAGAACCCGCGCGAGATCGCCTACCGCCCCGCCCGCGTGCTGATGCAGGACTTCACCGGCGTTCCGGCCGTGGTCGACCTCGCCGCGATGCGTGACGGCATCAAGGGTCTTGGCGGCGACGCACAGAAGATCAACCCGCTCGTGCCCGTCGACCTCGTGATCGACCACTCGGTGATGATCGACGAATTCGGCAACCCGCGCGCGTTCCAGATGAACGTCGACCGCGAATACGAGCGCAACATCGAGCGCTACAAGTTCCTCAAGTGGGGCCAAACCGCGTTCGAGAACTTCCGCGTGGTTCCGCCGGGCACCGGCATCTGCCACCAGGTGAACCTCGAATATCTCGCACAGACCGTCTGGACCGACAAGGATCAGGACGGCACCGAAGTCGCCTACCCCGACACGCTCGTGGGCACCGACAGCCACACCACCATGGTCAACGGCGCGGCCGTTCTCGGCTGGGGTGTGGGCGGTATCGAAGCTGAAGCCGGCATGCTCGGCCAGCCGATCTCGATGCTGATTCCGGAAGTCGTGGGCTTCAAGCTGACCGGCTCCATGGTCGAAGGCACCACCGGCACCGACCTCGTGCTGAAAGTCGTCGAAATGCTCCGCGCCCATGGCGTGGTCGGCAAGTTCGTCGAATTCTACGGCGACGGCCTCGACAACCTGCCGCTGGCTCAGCGCGCGACCATCGCCAACATGGCGCCCGAATACGGCGCGACCTGTGGCTTCTTCCCGGTCGATGACGAGACCCTGCGCTATCTCGAGCAGACGGGCCGCGACAAGGACCGCATCGCGCTGGTCGAAGCCTATGCCAAGGAAAACGGCATGTGGCGCGACGCGGATTACGCGCCGGTCTACTCGTCGACGCTCGAGCTGGACATGAACACCATCGTTCCGGCGATCTCGGGCCCCAAACGCCCGCAGGACTATGTCGCGCTGACCAAAGCCGCCGACGCCTTCGAGAACGTCGTGGCCGACTATCGCGGCATCGACATCTCGGAAGACGCCAAGGACATGGCCGACGAAGGCCCGATCGCAACCAAGTCGGTCACCATCGGCAAGACCGCCAAGGTCGAAGGCGAGGATTACGAGCTGCGCGACGGCTCGGTGGTGATCGCCTCGATCACGTCCTGCACCAACACCTCGAACCCCTACGTGCTGATCGGCGCGGGTCTCGTGGCGCGCAAGGCGCGCGAACTGGGCCTGAACCGCAAGCCCTGGGTGAAGACCTCGCTGGCCCCTGGCTCGCAGGTCGTGTCGGAATATCTGGAAGCCGCTGGCCTTCAGGAAGACCTCGACGCGGTGGGCTTCAACCTCGTGGGTTACGGCTGCACCACCTGTATCGGTAACTCGGGTCCGCTCCAGCCGGAAATCTCGAAGGCGATCAACGACAACGACCTGATCGCGACCTCGGTGCTCTCGGGCAACCGGAACTTCGAAGGCCGGATCTCGCCCGACGTGCGCGCCAACTACCTCGCGTCCCCGCCCCTCGTGGTGGCCTACGCGCTGGCCGGCGACATGAACATCGACCTGTCGAGCGACCCGATCGCGCAGACGCCGGACGGCAAGGACGTCTACCTGAAAGACATCTGGCCCTCGGACAAAGAGATCGCCGATCTCGTCGAGAAGGTCGTCACCCGCGAGAAGTTCATCGAGAAATACGCCGACGTCTTCAAAGGCGACGAGAAGTGGCAGGGCGTGGAAGTCGAAGGCGGCGAAACTTATGACTGGCCGCCGCAGTCGACCTACATCCAGAACCCGCCCTACTTCAAAGGCATGTCGCCGGAAGCTGGCACGATCTCGAACATCAAGGACGCGGGCATCCTCGCCGTGCTGGGCGATTTCGTGACCACCGACCACATCTCGCCGGCGGGTTCGTTCAAGCCCGACACCCCGGCCGGGAAATACCTGGTCGAGCGTCAGGTCGCGCCGAAGGACTTCAACAGCTACGGTTCGCGCCGCGGCAACCACGAAGTCATGATGCGCGGCACCTTCGCCAACATCCGCATCAAGAACGAGATGCTGGACGGCGTCGAGGGCGGCTTCACCAAGGGCCCCGACGGCGAGCAGACCTCGATCTTCGACGCGGCGATGGCCTATGAGAAAGCCGGCAAGCCGCTGGTGATCTTCGGTGGCGAGCAATACGGCGCAGGCTCCTCGCGCGACTGGGCGGCGAAGGGCACCAACCTGCTCGGCGTCAAGGCCGTGATCGCGGAGAGCTTCGAGCGTATCCACCGCTCCAACCTCGTCGGCTTCGGCGTGATCCCCTTCGAGTTCACCGAAGGCCAGACCCGCAAGGATCTGAACCTGACCGGTGAGGAAGAGGTCTCGATCGAAGGTCTCGAAGGCGAAATCAAGCCGCAGTCGATCGTGCCCTGCACCATCACCTACAAGGACGGCACCACGAAGGAGATCAAGCTCAAGAGCCGGATCGATACCGCGGTGGAGATCGAATACCTCAAGAACGGCGGCGTGCTGCACTACGTGCTGCGCAACCTCGCCAAAGCCTGAGGCTGACGGTCACGAGATTGGAGAAGGCCCCGCGAGCGCGGGGCCTTTTTCGTTGCGGGTCAGCCGATTGCGAGCCGCCCGGGCGGCCAGCCCGGGCCGCGCCCGACCTCCCCCCGGGAGGGCGCGACTGCACTGCACCACTGAGACTAGGCCGTCGGGGCGATGGAGAAATAAAGTTCCCTCGCCCACATCTCGCGAGCGCCCACCCGAGGTCGGGCGCGGCCCTCAGCGCGCGATTCCCGCCATTCGCCCGGCCTGTGCTATACTCGGCCTCTCACAAGGGAGGACGACGCGATGAACAGACGCGAGATGTTGGCCCTGACAGTCGGGGCGATGACAGTGGGAGGTGCGTTGGGAGGCGTGCGGCCCGTGCAGGCCGAGGCGGTGATGGGCGATGGCGGGCTCTATCAGCAGCCCTTCTTCCACGAAGGCTTTCTCGATCTGGGAGAGGATCTTCAGGAGGCCGCCGATCAGGGCAAGGGGCTTCTGGTGCTCTTCGAGCAGCGCGGCTGCCCCTATTGCCGCGAGATGCATCTGGTGAATTTCGCCAAGCCCGAAATCACCGGGCTGATCGAGAAGAGCTACATGGTCGTGCAGCTCGATCTCTGGGGTGCGCGCGAGGTCACCGATTTCGACGGCGAGGCGCTGGAGGAACGCGCGCTGGCGCAGAAATGGGCGGTGAACTTCACGCCGACGCAGGTGCTGATCCCGGCCGCGAGCGCAGGGGCGCAATCCGTGCGCGAGGCCGAAGCCTTCAGAATGCCGGGCTATTTCAAGCCCTTCCACCATCTGTCAGGGCTCGAATACGTGGCCAGCGGCGCTTATGCCGATCAGCCATTCCAGCGCTTCTTGCAGGACAAGTTCTCGGAACTCAGCGCGAAGGGCATCGACCCGGACGTCTGGTAAGGCCCAAATGAAAACGGCCCGCGCGATTGCACGGGCCGTCTCAAACCGTCACACGGGCTCAGCTTACGCGAGCGCGAGGTTACCTGCCGACTGGCGGCCGTCACGGCCGGTTTCCAGATCGTAGGTCACTTTCTGACCGTCATCGAGACGCTGGATGCCAGCGCGCTCAACGGCGGAGATGTGAAGGAAGATGTCTTTGCCGCCATCGTTCGGTGCGATGAAGCCATAACCCTTGGTGCTATTGAACCATTTCACGGTGCCTTCGGCCATCGTGAGTCTCCTATTAAATTATGCTGCCTGCGAAATGCGTCAGCTCGGCGTAGTCAGTTCTTGAAAGCAAACTGAAGCCGTAAGGAGACAGTGCATCTGGGAATCAAACGTAGCGAGAGAAGACATAAGGCGAACGGGCCCTAATTGCAATGATCAAAGCATCTGAGGGGGTTGCACGGCGCCGCGATCGACGCAATTCGGCGCCCTCCCGCCGGGCTGTGAAAACATGCAAAAAATATACGAGATTTCGGACCTTTGCCCGCCTCGCCCGCGTTACCTCCAATGAACAGGCGAGATCTTCGACCACTGAAGACGCAGGAGGACCCTCATGACAGCAGCCCCGCTCGGCCCCGGCCAGCTCAACGCAATCGACCATGGCGGCTCGGGTCGGCCCGTGGTCCTGATCCACGGCTGGCCGCTCTCGGGCAAGGCGTGGGAAAAGCAAGTCCCCGCCCTGATCGCTGCCGGTCACCGCGTCATCACCTATGATCGTCGCGGCTTCGGTCTCGCCGAAAAACCCACCGAAGGCTTCGATTACGACACGCTCGCCGCCGATCTCGATGCGATCCTCACCGCGATGGATCTGCATGACGTGACGCTTGTGGGCTTCTCGATGGGCGGCGGCGAGGTCGCGCGCTACATCCGCAACCACGGCGAGGACCGGCTGCGCGCCGCCGTCTTCGCCTCCGCCGTGACGCCCTGCCTGATGCAGAG contains:
- a CDS encoding thioredoxin family protein, yielding MNRREMLALTVGAMTVGGALGGVRPVQAEAVMGDGGLYQQPFFHEGFLDLGEDLQEAADQGKGLLVLFEQRGCPYCREMHLVNFAKPEITGLIEKSYMVVQLDLWGAREVTDFDGEALEERALAQKWAVNFTPTQVLIPAASAGAQSVREAEAFRMPGYFKPFHHLSGLEYVASGAYADQPFQRFLQDKFSELSAKGIDPDVW
- a CDS encoding thioredoxin family protein codes for the protein MGAAFAAGLVSFAEFASAQGAADAPPGMRLNASEALLDQMASEKSDTPAKPNPVAPDPDTEGEHDPVVVELYTSQGCSSCPPADALLKELTDRDDVIALALHVDYWDYLGWKDPFGKPEFSARQKSYAIAAGERTVYTPQMIIAGREALIGPQEAALDAAIARESDAHPEVDLKVTGKGDHYEIALSPVDKLETPAMVQLVRYKPSATVDILRGENAGRTVTYKNIVTSLTGIAEWDGRAPVTLSVDLDGDAPAVVIVQETRPSEHGPLPGPILAAGQLD
- a CDS encoding cold-shock protein, translating into MAEGTVKWFNSTKGYGFIAPNDGGKDIFLHISAVERAGIQRLDDGQKVTYDLETGRDGRQSAGNLALA
- a CDS encoding YihY/virulence factor BrkB family protein, with translation MTKRSGQGPRDDASSRRDRLVQAGLLGFGVYLMWRRYQDDRQAAIHGPTEGRSARHVPATRTDRYDRPADRALGRQAESPFEIPRAGWKAIAKRAYGQIDEDRVLAVAAGVTFYALLALFPALTATVSIYGIFADRQTMLQDLDALKNVIPPEALSLIRTQLEQLIGSSSNALGLASIFGVLLALWSANGGAKAMIGALNVAYGEKERRSFVRLNAFGLGMTITGIVMVCALILVAAVLPVMLDYIPMGGALDAVLRWGRWPVMALVLMGMLMLLYRFAPARNAPRWIWVVPGAIVASILLLIVSAGFSFYTSNFANYSSTYGSIGAVVVLMMWIWLSTTAVLLGAEINSEAEHQTAQDSAVGAPRPLGARNAVAADAVAPAPARKR
- the rplI gene encoding 50S ribosomal protein L9; amino-acid sequence: MEVILLERVAKLGQMGDVVTVKDGFGRNYLLPQGKALRANEGNIKAFEERKAQLEARNLETKKEAEALASKLDGETFVVIRSASDGGNLYGSVTTRDAANIASEQGFTVDRKQVIIRQPIKVLGLHDVEVHLHPEVVAEIQLNVARSPEEAELQASGKSIQDVAAEEEAAAEFEIAELFDDIGGATSDDDEGGPVATPEAAAEEEDKA
- the rpsF gene encoding 30S ribosomal protein S6 produces the protein MPLYEHVLIARQDLSNAQAEGLVEHFSTVLSDNGGKVVDSEYWGVKTMAYKINKNRKGHYAYLRTDAPSAAVQEMERLARLHDDVMRVLTIKVDAHEEGPSVQMQKRDERDNRRERR
- the rpsR gene encoding 30S ribosomal protein S18, which translates into the protein MAKPFFRRRKVCPFSGENAPKIDYKDTRLLQRYISERGKIVPARITAVSAKKQRELARAIKRARFLALLPYAVK
- the acnA gene encoding aconitate hydratase AcnA yields the protein MPIVTGKDTAKTRRELSVGSKTYAYYSIPAATEAGLGDFSKLPASLKVVLENLLRFEDNGFTISTDDIKAFGEWAEQGGKNPREIAYRPARVLMQDFTGVPAVVDLAAMRDGIKGLGGDAQKINPLVPVDLVIDHSVMIDEFGNPRAFQMNVDREYERNIERYKFLKWGQTAFENFRVVPPGTGICHQVNLEYLAQTVWTDKDQDGTEVAYPDTLVGTDSHTTMVNGAAVLGWGVGGIEAEAGMLGQPISMLIPEVVGFKLTGSMVEGTTGTDLVLKVVEMLRAHGVVGKFVEFYGDGLDNLPLAQRATIANMAPEYGATCGFFPVDDETLRYLEQTGRDKDRIALVEAYAKENGMWRDADYAPVYSSTLELDMNTIVPAISGPKRPQDYVALTKAADAFENVVADYRGIDISEDAKDMADEGPIATKSVTIGKTAKVEGEDYELRDGSVVIASITSCTNTSNPYVLIGAGLVARKARELGLNRKPWVKTSLAPGSQVVSEYLEAAGLQEDLDAVGFNLVGYGCTTCIGNSGPLQPEISKAINDNDLIATSVLSGNRNFEGRISPDVRANYLASPPLVVAYALAGDMNIDLSSDPIAQTPDGKDVYLKDIWPSDKEIADLVEKVVTREKFIEKYADVFKGDEKWQGVEVEGGETYDWPPQSTYIQNPPYFKGMSPEAGTISNIKDAGILAVLGDFVTTDHISPAGSFKPDTPAGKYLVERQVAPKDFNSYGSRRGNHEVMMRGTFANIRIKNEMLDGVEGGFTKGPDGEQTSIFDAAMAYEKAGKPLVIFGGEQYGAGSSRDWAAKGTNLLGVKAVIAESFERIHRSNLVGFGVIPFEFTEGQTRKDLNLTGEEEVSIEGLEGEIKPQSIVPCTITYKDGTTKEIKLKSRIDTAVEIEYLKNGGVLHYVLRNLAKA